AGCGCCTGATCGCTCCCGACGCCCCCGTGCCCGCCCTCTGACGTCCTTCACCTGATCCCCGACCCGCTAGGAGATTTCTCCATGGCCACCACCACGGCATCGATCCGTGTCCCCGCGCCGCCCGAGCGCGTCTGGCAGCTCATCGGCGGATTCGACACCCTCCCCGACTGGCTGCCCTACATCCCCACGAGCGAACTCGGCGAAGGCGGCCGGGTGAGGAGCCTCACCAACGAGGAGGGGGGCTTGATCGTCGAACGTCTCGAGGTCTTCGACGACAAGGGCCGCACCTACAGTTACTCGATACTCCAGGCCCCGTTCCCGGTGACCGGCTACCTCTCGACCATCGCGGTGCACGAGGAGGCCGACGCCGGTTCCTCCCGAGTCGAGTGGAGCGGCACCTTCACACCGGACGGGACAGGCGAGGCCGAGGCCGTCGCACTGTTCCACGGCATTTACGCCGACGGACTCGAAGCGCTCAGGCGGACCCTTGCCGCCGGCTCGGCTCAGGGCTCCTGACACCACCGCGTGGGGGCGGTCGTTCCGCCGGTCTGTGGGCCCACAGACCGGCGGAACGGCCGCCCCCACGCGGGCAGCTCATGTCCGGGGCGTGTGGCCGTCAGCCCCAGACCGGAGCCGAGAAGACGCTGGCCGAGGTGTACCCGGAGTGCGGGAGGGCCGGCCAGCCCGCGGGCTCGTGCTGGGTGCGGTGGAAGTCCGCGGCCACGAGCGTCGCCAGGTTGAAGTAGGCCTCGCGGGTCTGGGGCCTCATCTTGTCCAGGTCGATCTCCGCTCCCGCCGAGAGGTGTTCGTCGAAGGGGACCACGACCACACCCCGGCAGCGCGCACGGAAGTGGGCCACCACGTCGTTCAGCTTGACGATCTTGCTGGTCTTGCGCGGTGCGGACACCACGGTGATGCTCCGCTGGACCAGGTCCGCGTAGCCATGGGCGTTGAGCCAGTCCAGGGTGGTGC
The DNA window shown above is from Streptomyces sp. Alt3 and carries:
- a CDS encoding SRPBCC family protein, coding for MATTTASIRVPAPPERVWQLIGGFDTLPDWLPYIPTSELGEGGRVRSLTNEEGGLIVERLEVFDDKGRTYSYSILQAPFPVTGYLSTIAVHEEADAGSSRVEWSGTFTPDGTGEAEAVALFHGIYADGLEALRRTLAAGSAQGS